A region of Campylobacter sp. MG1 DNA encodes the following proteins:
- a CDS encoding DUF262 domain-containing protein: MTIANLIKNIKNKSYLLPDIQRDYVWKEEQIINLFDSIMQDYPLGMILLWELDGDVQGFYTFLESTNDKKKQYDGGSTDLKAVLDGQQRLTSLYLATYGDYNGKKLYFNASYKDEESEENVYEFDFKSKEELGKYTILKDGNHNDFAFVYKDDCDNVWVKVSYMLDISENELEKLGEELNLKNKEYKNCDRLRDRFAKKDIPEHTITKDNSNKALDIFVRVNSGGRKLEKSDLLFSLLISETQNLKSKIEELLSDINDEYKNKSSSLNSLDKDVFLRTCLCIFANSVKYDLKTFRETDIIEQIENNFKSIENSLKSSVKFLDRYCGYGDLKGLSFYPIVLVAFVMYHQKNMDKLIDSSEPSYAKLREDLISFIQISIIVGTYSGSSDTTLGQIRDVIKNDNYTISIDNINSVLSDNKKAILRDSKIDDILDKYQYTVQSHKNQMFYILSLLNPQIDITAAQYDIDHIYPKSISKNNSELKKLINSLGNTQLLFFRDNRKKSDECPLEWMKKLKEYEKNKIIKGNLITENKLVSKDDIEGIKEFIEDRKKELKKKLKERFKA; the protein is encoded by the coding sequence ATGACAATTGCAAATTTAATCAAAAATATTAAAAATAAATCATATCTACTACCTGATATACAGCGTGATTATGTATGGAAAGAAGAGCAGATTATAAACCTATTTGATTCTATTATGCAAGATTATCCTTTGGGTATGATTTTATTGTGGGAATTAGATGGAGATGTACAAGGTTTTTATACATTTTTAGAAAGCACAAACGACAAGAAAAAACAATACGATGGTGGTTCAACCGACCTAAAAGCTGTTTTAGATGGACAGCAAAGGCTTACTTCTTTATATCTTGCTACTTATGGTGATTACAATGGCAAAAAGCTTTATTTTAACGCCAGTTATAAAGATGAAGAAAGCGAAGAAAATGTTTATGAGTTTGATTTTAAATCAAAAGAAGAGTTAGGCAAATACACCATCCTAAAAGATGGTAATCATAATGATTTTGCTTTTGTATATAAAGATGATTGTGATAATGTTTGGGTAAAAGTAAGTTATATGTTAGATATTAGTGAAAATGAGCTAGAGAAATTAGGTGAAGAGTTAAATTTAAAAAATAAAGAATATAAAAATTGTGATAGATTAAGAGATAGATTTGCAAAAAAAGATATACCCGAACACACTATCACAAAAGACAATTCAAATAAAGCTTTAGATATTTTTGTGAGAGTAAATAGTGGTGGTAGAAAGCTAGAAAAATCCGATTTACTTTTTTCTTTACTTATTAGTGAAACTCAAAATCTAAAATCAAAGATAGAAGAGCTTTTAAGCGATATCAATGATGAGTACAAAAACAAGTCAAGTAGCTTAAATTCTTTAGACAAAGATGTATTTTTAAGGACTTGTTTGTGTATTTTTGCAAATTCAGTTAAATATGACTTAAAGACATTTAGAGAGACTGATATTATAGAACAGATTGAAAATAATTTTAAAAGTATTGAGAATTCTTTAAAATCAAGTGTTAAATTTTTAGATAGATATTGTGGTTATGGGGATTTAAAAGGCTTATCTTTTTATCCTATAGTTTTGGTTGCTTTTGTCATGTATCATCAAAAAAATATGGATAAATTAATAGACTCAAGTGAGCCAAGTTATGCAAAATTAAGAGAAGATTTGATTAGTTTCATTCAAATAAGTATTATTGTAGGGACTTATAGTGGTAGTTCAGATACTACTTTAGGGCAAATTAGAGATGTTATTAAAAACGATAATTACACTATAAGTATAGATAATATAAATAGTGTTTTAAGTGACAATAAAAAAGCGATTTTAAGGGATAGTAAAATAGATGACATTTTAGACAAATATCAATACACAGTCCAAAGTCATAAAAATCAAATGTTTTATATATTAAGCTTGTTAAATCCACAGATAGACATCACAGCCGCACAATACGATATAGACCATATTTATCCTAAGTCTATATCTAAAAACAATTCTGAGCTTAAAAAACTAATAAATTCTTTAGGTAATACCCAGTTGTTGTTTTTTAGAGACAATAGAAAAAAATCAGATGAATGTCCTTTAGAATGGATGAAAAAGCTAAAAGAATATGAAAAAAATAAAATAATTAAAGGAAATTTAATAACAGAAAATAAGCTTGTTTCTAAAGATGATATCGAAGGTATCAAAGAATTTATAGAAGATAGAAAAAAAGAGTTAAAAAAGAAGTTAAAAGAAAGGTTTAAAGCCTAA
- a CDS encoding BspA family leucine-rich repeat surface protein, with the protein MKQLANATKQDLDIISKIEFKDNKYHPMSKEELQVLIKYEDIALDTINTSAITDMSELFQDSNRKDFSGINTWDTSNVYDMSEMFRDCFNFNQALSFDTSNVTDMSGMFFSCENFNQTLNFDTSKVTNMHGMFYNCFNFNQLISFNTSKVTNMGSMFGYCSNFNQSLNFDTSNVTDMSWMFRECKNFNQSLNFNASSVIDMSAMFAECYNFNQPLNFNTSNVTDMSEMFYNCFNFNQTLSFDTSKVTNMSEMFRECKNFNQVLNFDTSNVTNMRSMFSCCSNFNQVLNFDTSKVTNMSEMFRECKNFNQVLNFDTSKVTNMSEMFRECKNFNQVLNFDTSKVTNMNDMFSRCRDFNKPLSFDTSNVTDMSWMFSDCESFNQPLSFDTSNVTDMSYMFENCYNFNQSLNFDTSNVTDMSGMFGGCENFNQPLDFDTKNVVNMSYMFDSCFNFNQALNFDTSNVTDMQGMFDGCENFNQPLNFDTSNVANMRFMFRECKNFNQPLDFDTSNVANMRLMFDGCENFNQPLNFDTKNVADMSSMFYDCSSLTHKPNFDMSNVKEQEDMFEGCDKLGK; encoded by the coding sequence ATGAAACAATTAGCAAATGCTACCAAACAAGACTTAGATATTATTTCTAAAATAGAATTTAAAGATAATAAATATCATCCTATGAGTAAAGAAGAATTACAAGTATTGATTAAGTATGAAGATATAGCACTAGATACTATAAATACAAGTGCTATTACTGATATGAGTGAATTATTTCAAGATAGTAATAGAAAAGACTTTAGCGGGATAAATACTTGGGATACAAGCAATGTGTACGATATGAGTGAGATGTTTAGAGATTGCTTTAATTTTAATCAAGCTTTAAGCTTTGATACATCAAATGTAACTGATATGAGTGGTATGTTTTTTTCTTGCGAAAACTTTAATCAAACTTTAAATTTTGATACATCAAAAGTAACAAATATGCATGGAATGTTTTATAACTGCTTTAATTTTAATCAACTTATAAGCTTTAACACTAGTAAAGTAACTAATATGGGTAGTATGTTTGGATATTGTTCTAATTTCAATCAATCTTTAAATTTTGATACAAGCAATGTAACTGATATGAGCTGGATGTTTAGAGAGTGCAAAAACTTCAATCAGTCTTTAAACTTTAATGCTAGTAGTGTAATTGATATGAGTGCTATGTTTGCTGAGTGTTATAATTTCAATCAGCCTTTAAACTTTAATACTAGTAATGTAACTGATATGAGTGAGATGTTTTATAATTGTTTTAATTTTAACCAAACTTTGAGCTTTGATACAAGCAAAGTAACTAATATGAGCGAGATGTTTAGAGAATGTAAAAATTTCAACCAAGTTTTAAACTTTGATACAAGCAATGTAACAAATATGCGCTCTATGTTTAGTTGTTGTTCTAATTTCAACCAAGTTTTAAATTTTGATACATCAAAAGTAACTAATATGAGCGAGATGTTTAGAGAATGTAAAAATTTCAACCAAGTTTTAAATTTTGATACATCAAAAGTAACTAATATGAGCGAGATGTTTAGAGAATGTAAAAATTTCAACCAAGTTTTAAATTTTGATACATCAAAAGTAACTAATATGAATGATATGTTTAGTCGGTGTAGAGATTTCAACAAACCTTTAAGTTTTGATACAAGTAATGTAACTGATATGAGCTGGATGTTTAGTGACTGCGAAAGCTTCAACCAACCTTTAAGTTTTGATACAAGTAATGTAACTGATATGAGTTATATGTTTGAGAATTGTTATAATTTCAATCAATCTTTAAATTTTGATACATCAAATGTAACTGATATGAGTGGTATGTTTGGTGGTTGTGAAAATTTCAATCAGCCTTTAGATTTTGATACAAAAAATGTAGTAAATATGAGTTATATGTTTGATAGTTGTTTTAATTTTAACCAAGCTTTAAACTTTGATACAAGCAATGTAACAGATATGCAAGGTATGTTTGATGGTTGTGAAAATTTCAATCAGCCTTTAAACTTTGATACAAGCAATGTAGCCAATATGCGTTTTATGTTTAGAGAGTGTAAAAACTTCAATCAGCCTTTAGATTTTGATACAAGCAATGTAGCCAATATGCGCTTGATGTTTGATGGTTGTGAAAATTTCAATCAACCTTTAAACTTTGATACCAAAAATGTAGCCGATATGAGCTCTATGTTTTATGATTGCTCTAGCTTAACGCATAAACCTAATTTTGATATGAGTAATGTAAAAGAGCAAGAAGATATGTTTGAAGGTTGCGATAAGCTAGGCAAATAA